Genomic DNA from Paracoccus aminophilus JCM 7686:
TGTCACTTGTTTTACTAGTGGCACCCTAATCGAGACCGAACAAGGTCCTGTTGAAATCCAAAATATTCTCGATGGTACGCGCGTTTGGACCAAAGACAACGGCCTTCAGATTGTTCGTTGGATTGGCTCAGTCCATCTATCTTCTAGTGATCTCCAGGTCAACACAAGCTTACGGCCAATCCGGATACGTAAGGGTGCCCTCGGTTCCGCCACCCCGTCACGTGACCTGATGGTATCGCCACAACATCGTGTTTTGGTGCGTTCAAAAATCGCTCGGCGCATGTTTGGAACAAATGAAGTTTTGGTTGCGGCAAAACAGTTGCTGCAAATTGACGGTATTGAGATCGCAGCAGACGTAGCTGAGGTTAGCTACTTCCACATGCTTTTCGATCGCCACGAAATTGTGTGCTCGAACGGTGCGGAAACTGAATCTTTCCACCCCGGCGCTGAAGCGATTAATTCAGTTGGACCTGCAGCACGCGAGGAAATATTCGCGATCTTCCCAGAACTGCAAGACAGCACGTTCGCTCCTGAACCTGCCCGCGTCTTGGCGTCTGGTCGCATGGGACGCAAGCTTGCGGTTCGTCACGCCCAAAAAGAACGCGCTTTGGTCAGCTAGCTCGCTGGTTCGTGAGCGGCGTTTGCCGCTCACGATCTGCTTATTTCCCGCCATATGACCAAGGTTGAATCGCTCGGTGAAATGCCAAGTGGCGGCAGGCCAGCTGAAACCACATCGCTAAAATCTACCGCGCTCGCAATTCTCCCGCCTCACCGCCCCAAGCGCCGCTTGCAGGGTATCCTCTTCGAGAGAACTCGCCAGGTGGATCTATTCCTCCCAAATCCAACGGACATCCGTCTCCTCCACGGCGTCGACAGGCTCGCCATCGCGCAAATTGATCCGTCCGTCACTGCGCATCGAAGACGCGGGCCGTGATAAGTGTGACCAGCTGGCCACCACATCCTCCCCTGATGCGCTTCCTCAATCAACCTGACCACGCGGCGCAGCTCCTGCTGCCGCAGCCCTTTAACTAGGGCGAGGATTACCCTGCGATTCCGGCACCTCAACATCCCCAACTGAGTGATGGGCGACATTCTGCCTTAGCGTGCGTCGCATGGTATGATGCTCTTGCGCGCTCAGCAGAAGGTCATCATCTTATTTTACCTAGATGGAGATTTTCATGGAAGCTCATGTCACACGAGATCGACAAACATATAGGGCGAAAAATTAGAATCTATCGGCAGTTTTGCAATATCAGCCAGATTGAACTGGCCGCCCATTTAAATCTCACCCGCCAAACCTTACAACAGTACGAAACCGGATTAACACGTGTCAACGTATCGACACTATTCATTATTTCGGAGTTCCTCAATATCAACATCGGCGACTTCTTCCCAAATAACATAAAAAGAAGTGAAAGCTTAGATAGCTTTCCCAGCTCGGAGGCGAGAGAGTTTATCCATTTTTATCAGGAAATTCCTGAAAAATTCAAGCCAGCCTTTATAGCTATGGTCAATTCGATAATCCCGCGGCGCTAATTATATCGAGGGAGATCAACTCCCTCGACGACCTCCTTTCACGATCGCCCAGAGCAGCAAGAGCAATATCCCGCTAGCTGTGAGCCCCAAGGCAACAATCACGTCGCCCCGCCTTTCTTTTTGACGACACGCGACCAGATCACGGTCGCCGCATAGATCACGAGCCCCGCGAGAACGACAGCGAGGTCGTTCAGATAGACGGTGAGCGTGCCTGTGGCCTCGTCGAAGCTGACGAAGCCAAGCGCGGTCAGCGCACCGGCCAGCGGGTAGAGGATATAGCGGATAATCAGAGCAATTTGTCCGAGCATGAGAGCGGTTCCTTTCGGTTTCAGAGGGTGGAGAGTTCGCGGGAGACGAGATCGCGCAGGCGATCGCCCACGCTGATCGGATCAGCGGGACCGGCCATGCCTGGTAGCACCGTGATGTCCCATTTGTTTTTCTGGACCACGCCGAGGCTCGGTTGGATCTCGGCATGGGAGAGCGTGGACCAGCGCGACACCGGGATGT
This window encodes:
- a CDS encoding helix-turn-helix domain-containing protein; this translates as MSHEIDKHIGRKIRIYRQFCNISQIELAAHLNLTRQTLQQYETGLTRVNVSTLFIISEFLNINIGDFFPNNIKRSESLDSFPSSEAREFIHFYQEIPEKFKPAFIAMVNSIIPRR
- a CDS encoding Pam3-gp28 family putative phage holin, translating into MLGQIALIIRYILYPLAGALTALGFVSFDEATGTLTVYLNDLAVVLAGLVIYAATVIWSRVVKKKGGAT